The Bacillota bacterium genome window below encodes:
- a CDS encoding response regulator produces MSHVLILDDQPAVRLLLRTITESLGHRATEAGNAEQAFDLVERNPPDLILVDLNLPGASGLDFVRRLRDNGFACRVIILSASDRLPDEHLRATLGLWDCLVKPFDVGVLKSRLIEALGGRQTGTT; encoded by the coding sequence ATGAGCCACGTCCTCATCCTTGATGACCAACCCGCCGTCCGTTTGCTTCTCAGGACGATCACCGAGAGCCTCGGTCATCGGGCGACCGAAGCCGGCAACGCCGAGCAGGCCTTCGACCTTGTCGAACGGAACCCCCCGGACCTCATCCTGGTCGACCTGAACCTCCCGGGGGCGAGCGGCCTGGATTTCGTCAGGCGCCTGCGCGACAACGGGTTCGCCTGCCGGGTCATCATCTTGTCGGCCAGCGACCGGCTCCCCGACGAGCACCTGCGGGCCACCCTCGGCCTATGGGATTGCCTGGTCAAGCCCTTCGACGTGGGCGTCCTGAAGAGCCGCCTGATCGAGGCCCTCGGCGGGCGTCAGACGGGGACGACCTGA
- a CDS encoding hotdog domain-containing protein, producing MTVMIRLRVSEADAHYGGGLVAGSYVMGLFGDVATELLIRRDGDEGLFVAYDLVEFKAPVRAGDYLEVTGRITHEGRTSRKMEFEAWRVIGALPEINDSAAEVLPSPVLVARASGTCVVTADKQRRSGPAAGGD from the coding sequence ATGACGGTGATGATCAGGTTGCGGGTCAGCGAAGCCGACGCGCACTACGGGGGTGGGCTGGTGGCCGGGTCCTACGTCATGGGTCTATTCGGCGACGTGGCCACGGAATTGCTCATCCGCCGGGACGGTGACGAGGGGCTCTTCGTGGCCTATGACCTCGTTGAATTCAAGGCGCCCGTCCGTGCCGGGGACTACCTCGAAGTCACCGGACGGATCACTCATGAGGGCCGGACCTCGCGGAAGATGGAGTTCGAGGCCTGGCGGGTGATCGGCGCCCTCCCCGAGATCAACGACAGCGCGGCCGAGGTCCTTCCCTCGCCGGTCCTGGTGGCCAGAGCCTCCGGGACCTGCGTCGTCACGGCCGATAAGCAACGCCGATCGGGTCCCGCCGCGGGCGGCGACTGA
- a CDS encoding 3-keto-5-aminohexanoate cleavage protein, translated as MDKLIITCALTGAEIAKADFPPLPCSPEEIAAAADEVRRAGASMVHIHGRDDNDRPTQRTDVFAKAIGLIRARTDVIVQVSTGGAVWMTAEERLGPVSLTGPLKPEMATLTTGTVNFGDEVFANPGPTIEIFARRIVEAGIKPEIEVFDAGFVDNALRLVARGLLTPPLHFDLVMGVPGGIAGTPRNLIHLVGGLPAGSTWSVAGIGRAQLPLGVMAIILGGHVRVGFEDNIFYTRGVTAQSNAQLVARIVLIAGELGREVATPDEARMILGLKA; from the coding sequence ATGGACAAGCTCATCATCACCTGCGCCCTGACCGGCGCCGAGATCGCCAAGGCCGACTTTCCGCCGCTCCCGTGCAGCCCGGAGGAGATCGCCGCGGCCGCCGATGAGGTCCGCCGGGCCGGCGCCTCGATGGTCCATATCCACGGGCGGGACGATAACGACCGGCCGACGCAGCGTACCGACGTTTTCGCCAAGGCCATCGGGCTCATCCGGGCCAGGACCGACGTGATCGTCCAGGTCTCGACGGGCGGGGCGGTCTGGATGACCGCCGAGGAACGCCTCGGGCCGGTATCCCTGACCGGCCCGCTGAAGCCCGAGATGGCCACCCTCACCACCGGCACAGTCAATTTCGGGGACGAGGTCTTCGCCAACCCCGGCCCGACCATCGAGATCTTCGCCAGGCGCATCGTCGAGGCCGGGATCAAGCCGGAAATCGAGGTGTTCGATGCCGGCTTTGTCGACAACGCCTTGCGCTTGGTGGCCAGGGGGCTCCTGACCCCGCCCCTTCACTTCGATTTGGTCATGGGGGTGCCGGGGGGCATCGCCGGAACCCCTCGCAACCTGATCCACTTGGTCGGCGGGCTGCCCGCGGGCAGCACCTGGAGCGTCGCCGGCATCGGCCGGGCGCAGTTGCCCCTCGGCGTGATGGCCATCATCCTCGGCGGGCACGTCCGGGTCGGGTTCGAGGACAACATCTTCTACACGCGCGGCGTTACGGCGCAAAGCAATGCCCAGCTGGTGGCCAGGATCGTCCTGATTGCCGGCGAGCTTGGGCGGGAAGTGGCCACGCCGGATGAAGCGCGGATGATCTTGGGACTGAAAGCCTGA
- the fsa gene encoding fructose-6-phosphate aldolase, with protein MKFFIDTANIDEIKEANDWGVVDGVTTNPTLVAKEGRDFHTVVKEIAAIVKGPISAEVVSLEAPKMVEEAKVLNGLAPNIVIKVPMCKEGLKAVKILAGLGIKTNVTLIFSAPQAIMAAKAGGAFVSPFIGRLDDIGNEGMQVIKDIADIFFLHEIDGEIIAASVRHPIHVVEAAKAGADIATIPFKVLEQMIRHPLTDIGIDRFLADWKKLGK; from the coding sequence ATGAAATTCTTCATTGACACGGCCAACATAGACGAGATCAAGGAGGCCAACGACTGGGGCGTTGTCGACGGCGTGACCACCAACCCAACCCTGGTGGCCAAGGAGGGGCGCGACTTCCACACGGTGGTCAAGGAGATCGCGGCCATCGTCAAGGGGCCGATTAGTGCCGAAGTAGTCAGCCTGGAGGCCCCGAAGATGGTCGAGGAGGCCAAGGTCCTGAACGGGCTGGCCCCCAACATCGTCATTAAGGTGCCGATGTGCAAGGAAGGGCTCAAGGCGGTCAAGATCCTGGCCGGCCTGGGCATCAAGACCAACGTCACCCTGATTTTCTCGGCTCCCCAGGCGATCATGGCCGCCAAGGCCGGCGGGGCCTTCGTCAGCCCATTCATCGGCCGACTGGACGACATCGGCAACGAAGGAATGCAGGTCATCAAGGACATCGCCGACATCTTCTTCCTGCACGAGATCGATGGTGAGATCATCGCCGCCAGCGTCAGGCACCCGATCCACGTGGTCGAGGCGGCCAAGGCCGGGGCCGATATCGCCACCATCCCCTTCAAAGTCCTCGAGCAGATGATCAGACATCCTTTGACTGACATCGGCATCGATCGTTTCCTGGCCGATTGGAAGAAGCTTGGCAAGTGA
- a CDS encoding M23 family metallopeptidase, whose amino-acid sequence MLLGAAVALLLGAAFSPAATTPTASSASAASATEAGQKVLWHEVKRGDTLYGLAVRYGTDVATIQETNGLSGNLIRVGQQLLIVPGGSQMYRVKAGDTLWTIAESLGSTVQDVTLANGLKDPNRIAVGDLLLVPATVTPEGANYKPASAGTATIVRFIWPVKGAITSAFGMRDGEMHNGIDIAANYGDRILATADGTVAGTGWISGYGQTVIIAHASGYRTLYAHIQKALVKAGKPVKQGQVIALVGSTGKSTGPHLHFEVSRNAKRIDPVTSLSP is encoded by the coding sequence TTGCTCCTCGGCGCCGCTGTGGCCCTGCTTCTCGGGGCCGCGTTTAGCCCGGCGGCCACGACGCCGACCGCCTCGTCGGCCTCCGCCGCGTCGGCCACGGAGGCCGGCCAAAAGGTCCTGTGGCACGAGGTGAAGCGCGGTGATACCCTCTACGGCTTGGCCGTCCGCTACGGGACCGACGTGGCCACGATCCAGGAGACCAACGGGCTCAGCGGCAACTTGATCAGGGTCGGCCAGCAACTGTTGATCGTTCCCGGTGGCTCCCAGATGTATCGGGTCAAGGCCGGCGACACCCTGTGGACGATTGCCGAGTCGCTCGGTTCGACGGTCCAGGATGTCACCCTGGCCAACGGGCTCAAGGATCCAAACCGCATCGCCGTCGGGGACCTCCTGCTGGTCCCGGCGACGGTGACCCCGGAGGGAGCCAACTACAAGCCCGCCTCAGCCGGGACGGCGACCATCGTCCGGTTCATCTGGCCGGTCAAGGGGGCCATCACCTCCGCCTTCGGGATGAGGGACGGCGAGATGCACAACGGGATTGACATCGCCGCCAATTACGGTGATAGGATCCTGGCCACGGCCGATGGCACCGTCGCCGGCACCGGCTGGATCTCCGGCTACGGGCAGACCGTCATCATCGCTCACGCCTCCGGCTACCGCACCCTTTACGCCCACATCCAGAAGGCCCTGGTCAAGGCGGGGAAGCCGGTCAAACAGGGGCAGGTCATCGCCCTGGTCGGGTCGACGGGTAAGTCGACCGGGCCGCACCTGCACTTCGAGGTCAGCCGCAACGCCAAGAGAATCGACCCCGTGACCAGTCTGAGCCCGTGA
- the thiT gene encoding energy-coupled thiamine transporter ThiT, giving the protein MKKLPVKAWVEAGVMIALAVVLHLVKVYQLPAGGSITAGSMVPLIYIALRYGPGLGMLTGAAYGLIDFAFEPFFVHPAQFILDYPLAFAVLGLAGLIRRWPAAGAAFGVALRFVCHFVSGVVFFASSAPKGQNVWVYSAIYNGSYLLPELVISAFLTYLVFAALKRAGYQLRDIRA; this is encoded by the coding sequence TTGAAGAAGCTTCCAGTGAAGGCGTGGGTCGAGGCCGGGGTGATGATCGCCCTGGCGGTCGTGCTCCACCTGGTCAAGGTCTACCAGCTGCCGGCGGGCGGCTCGATCACCGCCGGGAGCATGGTCCCGCTCATCTACATCGCCCTCCGTTACGGACCCGGCCTGGGGATGCTGACCGGGGCGGCCTACGGGCTGATCGACTTCGCCTTTGAGCCGTTCTTCGTCCACCCGGCCCAGTTTATCTTGGACTACCCGCTGGCTTTCGCCGTCCTCGGCCTGGCCGGCCTGATCCGGCGGTGGCCGGCCGCGGGGGCGGCCTTTGGGGTCGCCCTGCGCTTCGTCTGTCACTTCGTCTCCGGCGTCGTTTTCTTCGCCAGTTCAGCCCCCAAAGGCCAGAATGTCTGGGTTTACTCGGCCATCTACAACGGCAGCTATCTCCTGCCCGAGTTGGTCATCAGTGCCTTCCTGACCTACCTGGTCTTCGCCGCCTTGAAGCGGGCCGGCTACCAGCTCAGAGACATCCGTGCCTGA
- a CDS encoding thiamine diphosphokinase, whose amino-acid sequence MPDPVGRPGPALRPPHGRPAVVIAGGPRVSLELVRKSLAAGDFLLCTDSGGTVAVRLGVLPDLLLGDFDSLPPGDARWLEERGCPRWQFPVEKDKTDLELALDHLLAAGAGDVTVTGALGGRFDHSLANLNLLSRFEARGLRVGLDDGSERAFLVRPGEVARIEGRPGLTVSLFSATPRCRGITLTGFKYPLSAATLAHGSTLGVSNQLVAPAGTVTLTAGRLIVVVADLAGT is encoded by the coding sequence GTGCCTGACCCGGTGGGCCGGCCCGGCCCCGCCTTGCGGCCGCCGCACGGCCGACCGGCCGTAGTCATCGCCGGGGGCCCGCGGGTCTCCCTGGAGCTGGTCCGGAAGTCCCTGGCGGCAGGGGACTTCCTCCTTTGCACCGACAGCGGCGGCACGGTCGCGGTCCGGCTCGGGGTCCTTCCCGACCTGCTCTTGGGGGATTTTGATTCCCTTCCTCCGGGGGACGCGCGGTGGCTTGAGGAGCGGGGGTGCCCCCGTTGGCAGTTCCCGGTGGAGAAGGACAAAACCGACCTGGAGCTTGCCTTGGACCACCTATTGGCGGCCGGGGCCGGTGACGTGACTGTCACCGGCGCCCTGGGCGGGCGATTCGACCACTCCCTGGCCAACCTCAACCTCCTCAGCCGGTTCGAAGCCCGCGGCCTCAGGGTGGGCCTGGACGACGGCTCCGAGCGGGCCTTCCTGGTCCGACCAGGCGAGGTTGCCCGGATCGAGGGGCGACCCGGCCTGACGGTGAGCCTCTTCTCGGCCACCCCCCGGTGCCGCGGGATCACCCTCACGGGCTTCAAATATCCGCTCTCGGCGGCCACCTTGGCCCACGGCTCGACCCTGGGGGTTTCCAACCAACTCGTGGCGCCGGCCGGCACGGTCACCCTGACGGCGGGCCGGCTCATCGTCGTCGTCGCGGACCTGGCGGGCACGTAA
- the rpmE gene encoding 50S ribosomal protein L31, translated as MKDKIHPKYEKTTVTCACGATYEVGSTKKSIRVEICSKCHPFYTGQQRIVDSAGRVERFKRKYGLK; from the coding sequence ATGAAGGACAAGATCCACCCAAAGTATGAAAAGACCACGGTGACCTGCGCTTGCGGAGCCACCTACGAGGTTGGTTCGACCAAGAAGAGTATCCGGGTTGAAATCTGCTCCAAGTGCCACCCGTTCTACACCGGGCAGCAGCGCATCGTCGACAGCGCCGGCCGCGTGGAGCGGTTTAAGAGGAAGTACGGGCTCAAGTAG